One genomic segment of Panicum virgatum strain AP13 chromosome 2N, P.virgatum_v5, whole genome shotgun sequence includes these proteins:
- the LOC120662448 gene encoding uncharacterized protein LOC120662448, producing the protein MSQTAVGGYYHIFVAIDKFTKWIEVKPVTATTTAKAAEFIEEISHRFGVPNRIITDLGTSFTGSEFWDYCQESCINVYYASVAHPRCNGQVERANGLILQGLKGRIFDPIKKYGAKWFQELPRVVWGLRTQRSRATGYSPFFMVYGSEAVLPSDIAFGAPGIQNYDEKEAKAARCTDIDSAKEHRLTASIQYVRFEQQHRRYHDRNVHERDFNVGGLVLRRIQSTTGAHKLSSL; encoded by the exons ATGTCCCAG ACGGCCGTCGGTGGATACTATCACATATTTGtggccatcgacaagttcacaaaatggatcgaAGTCAAGCCGGTGACAGCCACCACAACAGCCAAGGCAGCCGAGTTCATTGAGGAGATATCACACCGATTCGGGGTGCCTAACCGGATCATCACAGATTTGGGTACTTCATTCACGGGCTCCGAGTTCTGGGACTACTGCCAAGAAAGCTGCATCAACGTTTACTATGCCTCCGTGGCACACCCCAGGTGCAATGGCCAAGTTGAAAGGGCCAACGGCTTGATCCTCCAAGGCCTCAAAGGCAGAATTTTTGACCCGATCAAAAAGTATGGTGCAAAGTGGTTCCAAGAACTACCGAGAGTAGTTTGGGGACTACGCACACAAAGAAGCCGGGCTACCGGCTACTCGCCATTCTTCATGGTGTATGGTTCTGAAGCAGTCTTGCCATCGGACATAGCTTTTGGTGCTCCGGGCATCCAGAACTACGATGAGAAAGAAGCCAAAGCAGCTCGATGCACTGACATCGACTCGGCAAAGGAGCACCGCCTGACGGCCTCCATCCAGTATGTGAGATTTGAACAGCAGCACCGGCGCTACCATGATCGCAATGTTCACGAGCGCGACTTCAACGTCGGCGGCCTAGTTCTGCGACGAATCCAGTCGACCACCGGCGCTCACAAGCTGTCTTCCCTATGA